The DNA segment atttaaaaaaaaaatgattgagtttggaaatccggtgccagtgggaAGAGCATAGACAAACTACCGCTGAAGAATTAAGTGCCTTCGTCGAAAATACAGAACGATTTTCAAGTTGACTCCGCAATGTGATGTCACTAAAACAAATGTACCTATGAGTAGGGAATGAAAATCGGACCaaagtcataatcgatcatcgaaaataATCGGACGAGTCATTTCGATCAATAATCGATTATATAATCGAAACGGAAcaagtgaatatattacaattatatgcaaaactatattggtttgtacatacatgtctttaaatgaataCACATATTACAATCAGCTATGTTCTATATGTTGTTTTGTCATACATTCCAggttacaattgataatttagtaaaatgttttaggagataacttaattctaaaataattgagaataaaTTGCCGTATAACCCCGTATAAGTCCGTACCGTTTccctttttaaagaaaatcagtacatacacaacaCGATTACTTTCCTTTGCCGTACATAAGCGATAATCGATTATGGAATAATGAAATCGATTATAGCCGACCTCGGACACAAATAATCGACTTTCGACAATACTCGATCATCGTTTCATCTCTACCTGTGAGACTTTATTTGTTGACATTTATTGATGAACGAGTCCTACCGGAAGTTATTGCGGCTAATTGAAGGCAAGACGGAGACCAACAACAAGtaatatattacacaaaataatgtttaaaaagcCGTTTAGAGTGAAGTCTCAGACTTCGATGAAAGGTTCAGACAGGTGAGAATAATTCATATAATCAGAATATGGTATGAGTACAAGGTAATATTGAACATAcggttttacaaaatatgcatgttttcCGGACGGCGCATTTCGGATGTCACTATTTGAATAGTTGTTTCCGGGATTATTCCTGAAATCAGGATTGAGAGCTTTAAACTTCAGAcaaaaatgcagtttttaagtgttttttctcCCACATTTGCATCAAGAACAGTCGAAAGTACTatgtaataaatttaatttataaatcattttggaAAATGGGTCCAAGCCCCTTACCCTGTTTTGGGCATGAATCTCTCATCCGTAAACAAAACCAATGCATTTTTTTGAGAATTCAAGATTCAAGCTTCTAGATAGCCCTTCTGCCATTGAAATTTGACTTtttgatgaacaagcccgaattcttatactattgcttggcattacattttttaccaaacgggcttgtgttaatttcgaccactggtcCTTTCATCTTTGGTTTGATTCTCATCCTGAGTTTCATTGATGGTTAAGTTAAATATAATGCAGATTTTAAAAGCTGTCTGTGAAAGgtcttttgaagttttttttatcagcataaatatacatttaaaatcaaaccttTAGTTCAACGGtgaaattttacttttaaaatatatctttatttggTTAGGAAAAAGCTCAGAGTGGATATCCAAAAGGTCTTCACTGGTTTAAGCCCGGAAGAGGTTTCAGAGATAATTCCGAATAAGGAAGATGTCACTGTTACAAAGATCTACACCAATTCCGGAGACAATGCTTTCATCTACAGTGTGAATAAACAAccatatttctttgaaattgataaacagaAAGTTCTGTTTCCAACAGGTATGAATGAACTTTTaagtattcatttgaaatacttcaatatataaaaaaacaggttTTATGAGGATAAATCCACCATTTAATGCAGAAATCTGTAAATTGCATTATAAACTCACCGATTTGAAAGCACACACAGTTATCAgtataataaatcaaacaatatacaaaccttatatcattaaaattatcaaacatcAAAGAATAAATGTTCACTCTTGTATTCGTCTTACCGGTACATATCCATATTGTCTTTCCAGTGTACTTGCTGTGGAGATTTCCTGACTTGGCAGAGAGGTTTACAACATGGCCTCCTGTCTTTAAAAGAATGGTCGATGGGGCGGGTAAAACACTTTaagtattcattaaaaatgttgtGTGTTCATGCTGTATGATATTCTGTGTGAGGGAGAGCAAGGCAAGCATATtccatttgaaattattaaaataatctgCAGCTGAGTGTTTATTGATACAGAAAATACATGGCAATATACCCTTGAATCGAAGAATAGTCAGTAATTTTTATTCGTAAACCATCAGTTTAATTAGTTGTGAGGTTATCCAATGGAATGATCCACGATGTCACATGAATAAGAAAATtgaaattggaaataaatgATAGGACATGTAACATTGGTGGCTGATTGGCTGAAACGGAACTAACTAACTATTAATTTTGTCTTCAACCTGTTCTGCGAGTATCTTAATCATTGGTGTGAACAACTTGACTTAAGAAATGCTCTTTGAATTTCAGACCTGATGCTGCCAGGTATTGTATTGAGGCAGCAAGTCACGCCATCCACATTCAGACATGTTCAGAAAGGACAAGTTTGCTCCGTCAATATCGTTGGAAACAGGTAGTGTTTTCAGATTTAGATGACCTTTaaagatcatttttttaattatataagtgtATTATTAACTTTAATGTAAACTGCAATTATGATACCATTTTGAATACTGTATAGAATTGTTAAAAAGGAAAAGTAAACTCTACATATGAAAAGTCACACTGAATATCACTGCATTGCTAACATAAGATGGAGCGGTATAATCAATTTTATACGAAACATGATGGGAACAAACAATAAGATAAAAGCAAACATGATATGTGTATCTTATCACAGGATGAAAGcaagatttttttcttgtttatctATTCAGTACTGGATTGCTCGCCAAGGTGATTGgttaacattttgtgtttattgttttggtaatattaaaattttctgGTTTCCATAATGGAATTTTTGTTATGGTGTTGTGACCACTTTACTTGGcattaaaatcacttttattacAAATCTGACTACAATAATTGCAAACCATAAATTTAATTGTTCAGCTAATTATTGGTGAGATTTTGTTCTATAAAATTAGAATTACATTGTATGAAAGTGTTTCCATATTCTAGGTGTCCAGTGGTAGTCGGACAGACACTGATGTCTGGCAGTGATTTCTTCGACTCTGGTATGAAAGGGAAAGGCATACATCCAGTGCATATGCTTGGGGATGAACTCTGGTAAGCAATCTTAAAGTGACTAGACATCAGATGATACacttgcaagaaaaaagaaaattgtcaaaaacttacataaaattgacatcctTGTGTACAaggcattgaatcttacttaatgaagtatcacatcgcttacgacataTGTATTCATTTGCAGTTTTTGGCCATTTTTCCAATTAGAAATTTACAAgagttgtctaccacgtaaatcccagcaAGTTTGAAAATAgcatcagtatatttatctgtactaattaacagatatgatttaaactgggaaaccattataaATTATGCTATTTTAATATGGGAAAACACAGATGAGACTGCAACATGATATTagtgttcattattttaaccatgtaaagtgatgtgTATTATCGGCATCCTTCTAGGTTGCATTGACAactctaggcttgttttgaggaaatactatATTTCCCGACTTTTACACCATCTAGTGTCTAGCCCCATCAATGGCATTGATGTCTTCTTTGAAAGATTTTGTGTGGCAGTTaaacattttgcatataattcATGGTTGGTTGTAGTACAAATCGTTTTCGTCGTAGCAGCAATTTTTCTACGTTTACATccatatcttaatatttttctgtttgctttttaaacaaatcattggtttgaagcCATGTGATATGCAAAACTAATATGTTCAGGTGATCTTCAAAAGAACCATCACATTTTTAGAGATGAACTAcatcaaacatttatattccTAAGCTAGAAATTTAGTGTGTTTTCCAAAAAGGACAGTTTTCGTGGGTGCTAAAACTggtggattttcattttgtcttaacaaaaaaatcatagcTGCGATCCTATATTTTCTACAAAATCACAACGCACCGATCTCGTCCTATGTATCATTTACGTCACAGTTTATGACCCTTACTAGAATGGGGCAATATGTTAGTTAGTGCAGATTGCCATATTAATAATCGCTTGATCAGTAATTTAAGGGTCATAAAAAAGATTGAATTTcaataaagtgtttttgttaacTGTAAAAACACAGTAATGGTGTTTGACTTTGAATTAACAATCATAGAAGATACCAGTAACCAGATACAGGAAGGCTGGAAGAGAAACATTTAGTGCGACAACATGTACTGTAAATGTGCCCATGTACTGTTCTCTTGTTCATAGTGCTTAATATTGTATTCCTTGGTGATAATTATTCATGTTAATGTTTACCTCATATCattccaatatttattttatcttaatttcGTTCATTTGATCATTATCTTATGTTGACTCATTATCTgtgcatttaatataaatgcaccaaaaaataaaaaaaataaaatatttgatcaaagaAACAAGAATCAAAGCTCAAAGTTTTGTTGGGATCTTAAAACCATGAATAATCCATCCCACGAAATCaacgaaaattaatgtcccACAAATATTTAGGATTTTACAGTATTGTATTCAGTCAGTTATAGTTTTACACAGTACATTACTGATGAAAGCAGGTATTGACATCTCTGTTACAGGAGTTTTGGTGACAAGTCTTCTCCTCCCAGTATTGAAGATGACCCTCTACCATCAGAATATATGGAGGAAGATGGCCAGCAGTCAGGAGATCTGAGAGAAAATGGTGCTATACCAACAAGTACAGACTGGTTTGAAGCAACATCTGATGGAAACAAGCAAGAAATGGATGAAAATAGTGCAATAAATAAGGACAACGCAAGCGGAGATATGGAATCAGGGGATGGAGTAGGAgataacacaaaacataaagatGATAATGTGAAAGCTACATCTGAGAATGACAATTACATGAAAGACTTAACAGGCCCTGGAACTGTGACCCAGGATGGGGCTGACAATGGGGAAGGGGCAAGTGCTCCTGGGGATGGGGCAGAGGATGGAGGTGTGGAATTGGAGAATCTCCAAATACAGGAGGAAAGTACACAGCTTACACCTGGTGAGtggttgtttttgaatttttgacATGCTTTTTTGAGAATGACAGTAATTTCGAGAATGACagtaattaataacaaatgttatcattattCTAAGATTCagcaaaaaatatgtaatattaattGTGTAGCCTTGTTATAaatctttttaatatattatgcTTTCTGgtgatttatagagatttatcagtaaaataaagatacatatatatatttcattgtttcaaactCTGCCATTCGTGAAATATAgattttggtgctcactcggtgaaagaCATtacgattttacactgaaaaaacaattatcctctatatcagATTTTAGAAAATCTGTGCTGCAGAGCACTTTGGGATAGACTGTACTTTATTGTATTACCAAAATATGTGTACATCTGAAGTTTTACTTGTTTTGTTAAAGTGTAGGACACAGAAGTCTCAGCCATGTTCATTAACAATTCTTCACTGCTTTGACActaattaaatgtgttttgtatatttctatGTCCATCTAGGTGAGATGGATGACCTTCTACAGTTCTGTTTCCTGTGCGCCCTTAAGgcttcattaaagaagtcagaTCTGCCCATCCCCACTGGAACCTTTTACAAAGCTCACATGCTCAAATACAGGTGCATGATTGAATAAGATAACTTAGTCGTAAACTTATGCTGCTTAAGAGTCCCCGTCATGTTACGGGCAGAACCTATGCGATGAATGTTCTTAAGATGTATTTATTGATATGCATTTACGCTGAAAATGAAGTTACGCATAGAAagttcagggatgtgatttgtccgcggattcgcggaattccgcAGGTCAAATGGCCCCATGGAcccccccccatttttttttttttttttttttttagctgattAAAAAAGATACTAGTGTGATTTTAGTTGTTAGTGTTGATAtcccagtttgcttcaaatttaaagtcagaagaaccctcaaaagagcttctaaaaagccagtttttcttctacggcagtgtgcttttgaccccaaaaatGCCCCAAGAACCCATGGACGAtatggtttcagccctccagctgccaggtcaatcacatccctgaagtTACAATCTTAAGCCTTAGGATCTTTATTGAAGCCGGGGCATGGTTGTCAGTGTATTGATATACTTTCTAGGTTGAAGAGTTCTTTCAATACTTAAGTTCGGCCAGCAGAACAGATTAAACTATACTATTTTTGTTCATGAATAGTTTATCTAAAATAACTCTTGTGATGGTAATTTCTAGCTACTAAAGGAAACAAATCCAGGCATTGTAATGGTTtgggtgttgttgttgttgctgtcatgtgaatgtaaaaacattaaCCTAGACCATCATTAAAACCCCCCCATTTTAGATGAAACTTGCTAGTACTGTTACTAGTACAGAAGACAAGacacacatgtaaagcaaggcccataactctggctttaatcaTTGTTGAGATGTGCAACCTTTGCAACTCAAGAAACAACGGACCAGCATTAGTGCTGGCTCTGCACACTCTGGTGTAATATTGAGGGTAGAAAACCCCCATTATATTACAAAGGATCGGCATTTAGAAATGGATTAATACTGGGCAAAGATGCCGTGTAAAAACAAGAATGAATTTTGAATTGATATGTTTGCCTATATTcttataattttgtaataatttccaaaaacactgaatatcaaaaaaaaatttttttatatagatttaCTTTTCAGTCCAAAGGCCACACAGATGGATGTCAAGAAGTCTTCATTTAAGAAggtatattttctttcataattAGTGTTggttttgattattattatgatgaacATGTGGTGGAAGTTACTATGAACAGATGATACATTTGCACAAGTTCTAGTAAGATCTGAGAAAACATTGtaagttttattgttaattactcacttttgacttacttatatAATAAACCATGATGATTCATTTTGAAAGATTCATTGTAacacatatatatgcattaaGTTCATATATTGATGTATTTCCAGTTATCTAAGTTCCTGCAGACCCAAGCGAAATGTGGAATCATCAAGGTGAAGGAGCTGACTAAAGGTGTTGAAAATATCATGGAAGTGGATCGCTCACATGAAATGTAAGATTTATACAAGGTTCATTGATTTTAAAGACATAATAttagaaatcttacaaaaaagtgcttattcaaaataaagtttatgAAAACGATGTTTTGACCATCCTTGCATTCATCAGTTTGTTGATAGAAATTATGAATTGTCTTGTATGTATTATAAATACCTTAACATGGTCATTGGTATTGactaaatgtatttgaaaacattctTGGATTGATCTTTTAAAGTTAAGTAGCAAAATCGGATTAATTTAATTGGGTAGTAAAATTAACTTACAGAAACACTGAAGTCTGTCTAAGGATGGGATTTAAGTATTGCAGTAGTAAGCATTTCACCTTCCATAGATAGATGATTTTCTGCCTCTGTTTTGTCAATATCTTTCCGACCATTGCTAGATTTATtgc comes from the Mya arenaria isolate MELC-2E11 chromosome 13, ASM2691426v1 genome and includes:
- the LOC128212930 gene encoding eukaryotic translation initiation factor 2D-like: MFKKPFRVKSQTSMKGSDRKKLRVDIQKVFTGLSPEEVSEIIPNKEDVTVTKIYTNSGDNAFIYSVNKQPYFFEIDKQKVLFPTVYLLWRFPDLAERFTTWPPVFKRMVDGADLMLPGIVLRQQVTPSTFRHVQKGQVCSVNIVGNRCPVVVGQTLMSGSDFFDSGMKGKGIHPVHMLGDELWSFGDKSSPPSIEDDPLPSEYMEEDGQQSGDLRENGAIPTSTDWFEATSDGNKQEMDENSAINKDNASGDMESGDGVGDNTKHKDDNVKATSENDNYMKDLTGPGTVTQDGADNGEGASAPGDGAEDGGVELENLQIQEESTQLTPGEMDDLLQFCFLCALKASLKKSDLPIPTGTFYKAHMLKYSPKATQMDVKKSSFKKLSKFLQTQAKCGIIKVKELTKGVENIMEVDRSHEMFRGLEVPEIVEEPTESTQDGFTPPTITEMFAVTSNVLPLFKPMGYSKSSPLTSSDARKVITEYVKQLDNQGGNDKSAVLLDPILASICLTSAEGDKSTLQWEELFTRILNKMSPVFQLSFPDRPPILKKGSIDPIKIDVVQRASSKRVTIIENLDVYGIDAGEFGHRVQVKVACSASVTPSQQKGKGPQVIVQGNQINCVADLLTNLYKLPKKYIRGAEKAPKQRRK